A region of Asticcacaulis excentricus DNA encodes the following proteins:
- a CDS encoding lytic transglycosylase domain-containing protein, translating into MIRWKSLLSALGLMLTPVESHAQTSSALQRWAEPVREASQRFGVPEDWIYRVMQAESGGHTHLKGQPIRSKVGAMGLMQLMPGTWSDMRMTHNLGADPDDPRDNILAGTAYLRAMFDQFGYPGLFAAYNAGPARYAASLKGETLPAETRAYLKKLVPENQPPVTDVPSLTPSERGLFAIKRTAEDGQGREP; encoded by the coding sequence ATGATCCGCTGGAAATCGCTTTTAAGCGCGCTGGGTCTTATGCTGACGCCGGTGGAAAGCCATGCGCAAACCTCATCCGCCCTCCAGCGTTGGGCTGAACCCGTGCGTGAGGCCTCGCAGCGTTTCGGCGTGCCCGAGGACTGGATTTATCGTGTCATGCAGGCCGAAAGCGGCGGCCATACCCACCTGAAAGGACAGCCGATCCGCTCGAAAGTTGGCGCGATGGGCCTCATGCAATTGATGCCCGGCACATGGTCCGATATGCGTATGACCCACAACCTTGGGGCCGATCCGGATGATCCCCGTGATAACATTCTCGCCGGCACCGCCTATTTGCGCGCCATGTTCGATCAGTTCGGTTATCCCGGTTTGTTTGCCGCCTATAATGCCGGACCCGCGCGCTATGCGGCCAGTCTGAAGGGCGAAACCCTGCCCGCCGAAACGCGCGCCTATCTCAAAAAGCTTGTCCCCGAAAACCAGCCACCGGTCACCGACGTTCCCTCCCTGACCCCCTCCGAAAGGGGCCTTTTCGCGATAAAACGCACCGCCGAAGATGGCCAGGGGCGGGAACCGTGA
- a CDS encoding S26 family signal peptidase translates to MKAPKISTRLSRRRWLVIGLSVGALIGLGLSGQPQNPPSLIYNASPSVPIGHYFVAPVRELETGDLVVARLPQAARELADERRYVPATVPVLKHVAAIGGDAVCAMDADIRINGKQVAKRRERDRLNRPLPWWRSCRQLRSDEVFLLNTAAPDSFDSRYFGPVSLDHVIGKARPL, encoded by the coding sequence ATGAAAGCCCCCAAGATTTCGACGAGGTTAAGCCGCAGACGATGGCTGGTTATTGGTCTGAGCGTTGGTGCTCTGATCGGTTTGGGTCTCTCTGGGCAACCACAGAATCCGCCCTCGCTGATCTATAATGCCAGTCCCAGTGTGCCGATCGGCCACTATTTCGTCGCACCCGTCCGAGAGCTGGAGACGGGTGATCTGGTGGTCGCGCGCCTGCCTCAGGCCGCCCGTGAATTGGCTGATGAAAGGCGCTATGTGCCCGCAACGGTTCCCGTGCTCAAACACGTGGCGGCGATTGGCGGAGACGCGGTCTGTGCCATGGACGCCGATATACGGATCAACGGAAAACAGGTGGCGAAGCGCCGTGAGCGGGATCGGTTGAACCGGCCCTTGCCATGGTGGCGGAGCTGTCGGCAGTTGCGTTCAGACGAGGTGTTTCTTCTCAACACGGCTGCGCCGGACTCGTTTGACAGCCGCTATTTTGGGCCGGTCAGCCTCGACCACGTGATCGGAAAGGCGCGGCCCCTATGA
- a CDS encoding helix-turn-helix transcriptional regulator produces MSDENARAASAKKGSPFLNTDQAAHYMGLSRRTLEKFRAEGQGPVYRRHGRYVRYHIDDIDGWSRASGQTDVPVEARV; encoded by the coding sequence ATGTCCGATGAAAACGCGCGGGCTGCCAGCGCCAAAAAAGGCAGCCCGTTTCTCAATACCGATCAGGCCGCCCACTATATGGGGCTGTCACGCAGGACCCTCGAAAAGTTTCGCGCCGAAGGGCAGGGGCCCGTCTATCGCCGCCATGGCCGCTATGTCCGCTACCATATCGACGACATCGACGGCTGGTCGCGCGCCTCTGGCCAGACCGACGTGCCTGTCGAGGCGCGGGTGTAA